One segment of Pyricularia oryzae 70-15 chromosome 3, whole genome shotgun sequence DNA contains the following:
- a CDS encoding agglutinin isolectin 1 — protein MVRIVHAAILFLAGLAAAGVSTDGVCGQNGNTCQGSNYGNCCSQYGYCGRTDAFCGTGCQSPFGNCGSNGDDNQPVPVTNVSHDGTCGGASGLTCAGSTFGTCCSEYGYCGTASGYCGAGCQAAFGSCTGASSSASAVSPPPPASTSATPSPSSSPVSNTISDDGTCGGAGGKTCAGSAFGNCCSTNGWCGSTDGYCGTGCNPAFGTCTSSAPVSSSVPQSTATTSAATPSSTAKISPDGSCGGANGYTCPGTQCCGKRGYCGSPSFAYCGMGCQPAFGTCAPCPVGGCTNAINGGNPTCPQDGGSCFIRDGKRFKVDCNGGTSQGNAVLLSNGTVATSSANSLAACIDDCANTPGCETASFFTSMGKQTCGLYSNIAAYSDSSFRTGYFANLIPQTC, from the exons ATGGTCCGCATCGTCCACGCCGCCATCCTTTTCCTCGCCGGCCTCGCCGCCGCGGGTGTCTCCACCGATGGTGTCTGTGGCCAGAACGGCAACACCTGCCAGGGCAGCAACTACGGCAACTGCTGTTCCCAGTATGGGTACTGCGGCAGGACTGATGCCTTTTGCGGCACGGGCTGCCAGTCCCCCTTCGGAAACTGCGGCAGCAACGGCGATGACAACCAGCCCGTGCCCGTCACCAACGTCTCTCACGACGGCACCTGTGGTGGCGCCAGCGGCCTGACCTGCGCCGGCTCCACTTTTGGCACCTGTTGCTCCGAGTACGGCTACTGCGGTACCGCGAGCGGCTACTGTGGAGCAGGCTGCCAGGCCGCCTTCGGCTCTTGCACCGGCGCCTCCTCGTCTGCCAGCGCCGTAAGCCCTCCTCCTCCGGCCTCCACCAGCGCTACCCCGTCTCCCAGCTCCTCTCCGGTTTCCAACACTATCAGCGATGACGGAACCTGCGGAGGCGCCGGGGGCAAGACCTGCGCCGGATCGGCCTTTGGTAACTGCTGCAGCACCAACGGGTGGTGTGGTAGCACTGACGGCTACTGTGGCACCGGCTGCAACCCGGCCTTTGGAACCTGCACCAGCAGCGCTCCCGTCTCTTCGTCTGTGCCCCAGTCCACTGCGACCACCTCGGCGGCAACTCCTTCGTCGACCGCCAAGATTTCCCCCGATGGAAGCTGTGGTGGCGCCAACGGCTACACGTGCCCTGGAACCCAGTGCTG CGGTAAGAGAGGATACTGCGGCAGCCCCAGCTTCGCCTACTGCGGCATGGGATGCCAGCCGGCCTTTGGCACCTGCGCCCCCTGCCCGGTCGGCGGCTGCACCAACGCCATCAACGGCGGCAACCCCACCTGCCCCCAGGACGGCGGCAGCTGCTTCATCCGGGACGGCAAGAGGTTCAAGGTCGACTGCAACGGCGGAACCAGCCAGGGCAACGCCGTCCTCCTGAGCAACGGCACCGTCGCCACCTCCAGCGCCAACTCGCTGGCCGCCTGCATCGACGACTGCGCCAACACCCCCGGCTGCGAGACCGCCAGCTTCTTCACCAGCATGGGCAAGCAGACCTGCGGCCTGTACAGCAACATTGCCGCCTACAGCGACAGCTCGTTCCGCACCGGCTACTTTGCTAACCTCATCCCCCAGACCTGCTAA
- a CDS encoding aquaporin has translation MSPTHNLLSHKDNGASAAKTGGGGQSRSNSGSIRLHFVAALGEFVGTFMFLFFGYAGHFMVARSSTPSETDTTSGDSAQTTIFVALAYGFSLLITVWTMYRISGGLFNPAVTFGLSLAGKLPWIRTCVLIPTQIVASMCAGAVVSIIVPGRISQVNTTLAPHVSIAQGLFLEMFFTAYLLFVVLMVAVEKSKDTFIAPIAIGLAAFVALIPGVYYTGGALNPVRSFGCAVAGAEFPPYHWIYWAGPLLGSLLGTGLYKIFKVLHYEDANPGQDAAHPDEVAQIEESRDLESGVATESR, from the exons ATGTCGCCAACCCACAATCTCCTCAGTCACAAGGACAACGGCGCCTCCGCCGCCAAAACAGGTGGAGGCGGCCAGAGCCGGTCTAATTCCGGCAGCATCCGACTGCATTTTGTTGCTGCCCTGGGCGAGTTCGTCGGCACCTTCATGTTCCTCTTCTTTGGCTACGCGGGCCATTTCATGGTGGCCAGATCCTCCACCCCGTCCGAGACCGACACCACCAGTGGCGACAGCGCCCAGACTACCATCTTTGTCGCCCTGGCCTACGGGTTTTCTCTGCTGATAACCGTGTGGACAATGTACCGCATCAGCGGCGGCCTCTTTAATCCCGCT GTCACCTTTGGCTTGAGCCTAGCAGGCAAGCTACCGTGGATCCGGACTTGCGTTTTGATCCCCACCCAGATCGTGGCGTCAATGTGCGCCGGCGCCGTGGTTTCCATCATAGTGCCCGGCCGCATTTCGCAGGTCAACACGACGCTCGCGCCACACGTGAGCATCGCGCAGGGCCTGTTTCTGGAGATGTTTTTCACCGCGTACCTGCTCTTTGTGGTCCTCATGGTCGCAGTCGAAAAGTCAAAGGATACGTTTATCGCCCCCATCGCCATTGGCCTGGCGGCGTTTGTTGCATTAATTCCAG GAGTCTATTATACAGGCGGGGCCCTGAACCCTGTTCGCAGTTTTGGATGTGCCGTTGCTGGTGCAGAGTTTCCTCCCTATCATTGGATCTATTGGGCTGGACCGTTGCTGGGTTCGCTGTTGGGCACTGGCTTGTACAAAATCTTCAAGGTCTTGCACTACGAGGATGCCAACCCCGGACAGGATGCCGCTCACCCGGACGAAGTCGCACAAATCGAAGAGAGCAGGGATCTGGAGAGTGGAGTTGCCACCGAGTCTAGATAG